In Populus alba chromosome 9, ASM523922v2, whole genome shotgun sequence, a genomic segment contains:
- the LOC118027584 gene encoding asparagine synthetase [glutamine-hydrolyzing] 1 translates to MCGILAVLGCSDDSRAKRVRVLELSRRLKHRGPDWSGLYQRGDFYLAHQRLAIIDPASGDQPLFNEDQAIVVTVNGEIYNHEELRKRLPNHKFRTGSDCDVIAHLYEEYGENFVDMLDGMFSFVLLDTRDNSFIVARDAIGITPLYIGWGLDGSVWISSELKGLNDDCEHFECFPPGHLYSSKSGGLRRWYNPPWFCEAIPSTPYDPLVLRRAFEKAVIKRLMTDVPFGVLLSGGLDSSLVAAVTARHLAGTKAARQWGAQLHSFCVGLENSPDLKAAREVADYLGTVHHEFHFTVQDGIDAIEDVIYHIETYDVTTIRASTPMFLMARKIKALGVKMVISGEGSDEIFGGYLYFHKAPNKEELHRETCRKIKALHQYDCLRANKATSAWGLEARVPFLDKDFINVAMAIDPEWKMIKQGHIEKWVLRKAFDDEEHPYLPKHILYRQKEQFSDGVGYSWIDGLKAHAAQHVTDKMMQNAEHIFPHNTPTTKEACYYRMIFERFFPQNSARLSVPGGASVACSTAKAVEWDAAWSNNLDPSGRAALGVHLSAYEQQAALANAGVVPPKIIETLPRMLEVSASGLAIHS, encoded by the exons ATGTGTGGGATACTTGCTGTTCTGGGTTGTTCTGACGACTCTCGGGCCAAGAGGGTTCGGGTGCTAGAGCTCTCTCGCAG GTTGAAGCACCGTGGTCCAGATTGGAGTGGGCTCTATCAGCGCGGTGACTTTTACTTGGCTCATCAAAGGCTGGCTATTATCGATCCTGCTTCTGGTGACCAGCCACTCTTTAATGAAGACCAAGCCATCGTTGTCACG GTGAACGGAGAAATTTACAACCATGAAGAACTAAGGAAGCGTTTGCCAAATCACAAGTTCCGAACAGGCAGTGACTGTGATGTTATCGCCCATCTG TACGAGGAATATGGCGAAAATTTTGTGGACATGTTGGATGGAATGTTTTCATTTGTTCTGCTGGATACCCGTGACAACAGTTTCATTGTTGCTCGTGACGCCATTGGGATCACCCCCCTCTATATTGGCTGGGGACTTGATG GGTCCGTGTGGATTTCATCTGAACTGAAAGGTCTGAATGACGACTGTGAACATTTTGAGTGCTTTCCTCCTGGTCATTTGTACTCGAGTAAATCGGGTGGATTACGTCGCTGGTACAATCCTCCTTGGTTCTGCGAGGCCATTCCCTCAACCCCATACGATCCACTTGTTCTGAGACGTGCATTTGAAAAG GCTGTGATTAAAAGGCTAATGACTGACGTGCCTTTTGGAGTTCTTTTATCTGGAGGCCTAGATTCATCACTGGTTGCTGCTGTTACTGCTCGCCATTTGGCCGGTACAAAGGCTGCCAGACAATGGGGGGCACAACTCCATTCCTTCTGTGTTGGCCTAGAG AATTCACCAGATTTGAAGGCTGCAAGAGAAGTTGCAGATTATCTGGGAACCGTCCACCATGAATTTCACTTCACGGTTCAG GATGGTATAGATGCCATTGAGGATGTCATATACCATATAGAAACATATGATGTTACAACCATCAGAGCAAGTACCCCTATGTTCCTAATGGCTCGCAAGATCAAGGCACTAGGAGTGAAGATGGTTATTTCTGGTGAAGGTTCTGATGAGATTTTTGGTGGGTATTTGTACTTTCATAAGGCACCTAACAAAGAAGAGTTACACCGCGAAACATGTCGCAAG ATAAAGGCCCTTCATCAATATGATTGCTTGAGAGCTAACAAGGCAACATCTGCTTGGGGTTTAGAAGCCCGTGTCCCCTTCTTGGACAAGGATTTTATTAATGTTGCAATGGCTATTGATCCTGAATGGAAGATG ATCAAACAAGGCCATATTGAGAAATGGGTCCTTAGGAAAGCCTTTGACGACGAGGAGCATCCTTATCTGCCAAAG CATATTCTTTATAGGCAGAAAGAGCAATTTAGCGATGGTGTTGGCTATAGCTGGATCGATGGTCTCAAAGCTCATGCTGCCCAACAT GTGACTGACAAGATGATGCAAAATGCTGAGCACATCTTTCCACATAATACCCCTACCACCAAAGAAGCCTGTTACTACAGAATGATTTTTGAGAGGTTCTTCCCACAG AACTCAGCCAGGCTGTCTGTTCCTGGAGGAGCCAGTGTAGCATGCAGCACTGCTAAAGCTGTTGAATGGGATGCTGCCTGGTCCAATAATCTGGATCCTTCTGGCCGGGCTGCATTGGGTGTGCATCTCTCTGCTTATGAACAACAGGCAGCTCTTGCCAATGCAGGAGTGGtgccaccaaaaattattgaaactcTTCCTCGAATGTTGGAAGTTAGTGCTTCGGGACTTGCGATCCACAGTTAG